A genomic stretch from bacterium includes:
- a CDS encoding (2Fe-2S)-binding protein has translation MTLYVNGNSILVQSQQTRKNLLEFLREDLDLTGTKKSCGVGVCGSCTILVDNKAEPACRLTVEEVFGKRLTTIEGLTPPTGLHPLQQAFMDHGALQCGFCTPGMILTAHAFLLKNQHPSRDEIRRAISGNLCRCTGYQQIVDAIEAAAVLYHTAPQTT, from the coding sequence GTGACGCTCTATGTGAATGGCAACTCCATCTTGGTGCAATCCCAGCAGACGCGGAAAAATCTCCTGGAGTTTCTTCGCGAGGATTTGGATTTGACGGGGACGAAGAAGAGTTGCGGCGTGGGAGTATGCGGTTCCTGTACGATCCTTGTTGACAACAAGGCAGAACCGGCGTGTCGCCTGACAGTTGAAGAAGTTTTCGGTAAGAGGTTGACGACGATCGAGGGATTGACTCCGCCGACGGGATTGCATCCTCTTCAACAGGCTTTCATGGATCACGGAGCCTTACAGTGCGGATTCTGCACGCCGGGAATGATTCTCACGGCCCACGCTTTTCTCCTGAAGAATCAACATCCGAGTAGAGACGAGATTCGTCGCGCCATTTCCGGGAATCTCTGCCGCTGCACGGGCTATCAGCAGATCGTGGACGCCATTGAAGCCGCAGCAGTGCTCTATCACACGGCCCCGCAAACCACTTAG